The following are from one region of the Streptomyces decoyicus genome:
- the mfd gene encoding transcription-repair coupling factor, whose product MSLTGLLDAVVRDPALAEALQAATDGNRPHVDLVGPPAARPLAVAALAREAGRPVLAVTATGREAEDLAATLRSLVPAGEDNSVVEFPSWETLPHERLSPRSDTVGRRLAVLRRLAHPRQDDPTAGPVSVVVAPIRSVLQPQVKGLGELDPVSLRTGQSADLEEIVDGLAAAAYARVELVEKRGEFAVRGGILDVFPPTEEHPLRVEFWGDDVEEIRYFKVADQRSLEVAEHGLWAPPCRELLLTDEVRQRAAALAEQHPELGELLGKIAEGIAVEGMESLAPVLVDDMELLLDVLPAGSMTVVCDPERVRTRAADLVATSQEFLQASWAASAGGGAAPIDVGAASLWGLADVRDRARELGMMWWSVSPFAADEELATGGDTLKLGMHAPDTYRGDTQRALADTKQWVADGWRTLFLTEGHGPAARTVEVLGGEGIPARLDADLAEISPSVVHVSCSSLDNGFIDPSLKLAVLTETDLSGQKAAGKDGARMPARRRKTIDPLTLEAGDFIVHEQHGVGRYIEMVQRTVQGATREYLLVEYAPAKRGQPGDRLYIPTDQLEQVTKYVGGEAPTLHRLGGADWTKTKARAKKAVKEIAADLIKLYSARMAAPGHTFGPDTPWQRELEDAFPYAETPDQLTTIAEVKEDMQKSVPMDRLICGDVGYGKTEIAVRAAFKAVQDGKQVAVLVPTTLLVQQHFGTFSERYGQFPVNVRALSRFQTDTEAKAVLEGLRDGSVDLVIGTHRLFSSETKFKDLGLVIVDEEQRFGVEHKEQLKKLRANVDVLTMSATPIPRTLEMAVTGIREMSTITTPPEERHPVLTFVGPYEQKQIGAAIRRELLREGQVFYIHNRVESIDRAAARLREIVPEARIQTAHGQMGESQLEQVVVDFWEKKFDVLVSTTIVESGIDISNANTLIVERGDNFGLSQLHQLRGRVGRGRERGYAYFLYPPEKPLTETAHERLATIAQHTEMGAGMYVAMKDLEIRGAGNLLGGEQSGHIAGVGFDLYVRMVGEAVADYRASLEGGVEEEPPLEVKIELPVDAHVPHDYAPGERLRLQAYRAIASASSEEDIAAVREELVDRYGKLPEPVENLLLVAGLRMLARSCGVSDITLQGSNVRFGPVELRESQELRLKRLYPRTVLKPATRQILVPRPATGKIGGKPLVGRELLSWVGEFLATVLGS is encoded by the coding sequence ATGAGCCTGACTGGTCTGCTCGACGCCGTCGTACGGGACCCGGCGCTCGCCGAAGCGCTCCAGGCCGCGACCGACGGGAACCGGCCGCATGTGGACCTGGTCGGGCCGCCGGCCGCCCGCCCGCTCGCGGTCGCCGCGCTCGCCCGGGAGGCCGGCCGCCCGGTGCTCGCGGTGACCGCCACCGGCCGGGAGGCGGAGGACCTCGCCGCCACGCTGCGCAGCCTCGTGCCGGCCGGCGAGGACAACTCCGTCGTGGAGTTCCCGTCCTGGGAGACGTTGCCGCACGAGCGGCTCTCCCCGCGCTCGGACACCGTCGGCCGGCGCCTCGCGGTGCTGCGCCGGCTCGCCCACCCGCGCCAGGACGACCCCACCGCCGGGCCCGTCTCCGTCGTCGTCGCCCCCATCCGCTCCGTGCTCCAGCCGCAGGTCAAGGGCCTGGGTGAGCTGGATCCCGTCAGTCTGCGCACCGGCCAGAGCGCCGACCTCGAAGAGATCGTCGACGGCCTGGCGGCGGCCGCGTACGCGCGCGTCGAGCTGGTCGAGAAGCGCGGCGAGTTCGCGGTCCGCGGCGGCATCCTGGATGTCTTCCCGCCGACCGAGGAGCACCCCCTGCGGGTGGAGTTCTGGGGCGACGACGTCGAGGAGATCCGCTACTTCAAGGTCGCCGACCAGCGGTCCCTGGAGGTCGCCGAACACGGCCTGTGGGCGCCGCCGTGCCGTGAGCTGCTGCTGACCGACGAGGTGCGGCAGCGGGCCGCCGCGCTCGCCGAGCAGCATCCCGAGCTGGGCGAACTGCTCGGCAAGATCGCCGAGGGGATCGCCGTCGAGGGCATGGAGTCGCTGGCTCCGGTCCTGGTGGACGACATGGAGCTGCTGCTGGACGTGCTGCCGGCCGGGAGCATGACGGTGGTGTGCGACCCGGAGCGGGTACGCACCCGGGCCGCCGACCTGGTGGCGACCAGCCAGGAGTTCCTCCAGGCGTCCTGGGCGGCCAGCGCCGGCGGGGGAGCGGCGCCGATCGATGTGGGCGCGGCCTCCCTGTGGGGCCTCGCGGACGTCCGGGACCGGGCGCGCGAGCTGGGGATGATGTGGTGGTCGGTCAGCCCCTTCGCGGCCGATGAGGAGCTGGCGACGGGCGGCGACACCCTCAAGCTGGGCATGCATGCCCCCGACACCTACCGCGGTGACACCCAGCGGGCACTGGCCGACACCAAGCAGTGGGTGGCGGACGGCTGGCGCACGCTGTTCCTCACCGAGGGCCACGGCCCGGCGGCCCGTACGGTCGAGGTCCTCGGCGGCGAGGGCATCCCCGCCCGCCTGGACGCCGACCTCGCCGAGATCTCCCCGTCCGTCGTCCATGTCTCCTGCAGCTCCCTCGACAACGGCTTCATCGACCCGTCGCTCAAGCTCGCCGTCCTCACCGAGACCGACCTCTCCGGCCAGAAGGCGGCCGGCAAGGACGGCGCCCGGATGCCGGCCCGCCGCCGCAAGACCATCGACCCGCTCACCCTCGAAGCGGGCGACTTCATCGTCCACGAGCAGCACGGCGTGGGCCGCTACATCGAGATGGTGCAGCGCACGGTCCAGGGCGCCACCCGCGAATACCTCCTCGTCGAGTACGCCCCCGCCAAGCGCGGCCAGCCCGGCGACCGCCTCTACATCCCCACCGACCAGCTGGAGCAGGTCACCAAGTACGTGGGCGGCGAGGCCCCCACCCTGCACCGGCTCGGCGGCGCCGACTGGACCAAGACCAAGGCGCGCGCCAAGAAGGCCGTCAAGGAGATCGCCGCCGACCTCATCAAGCTGTACTCCGCGCGGATGGCGGCACCCGGCCACACCTTCGGCCCGGACACCCCCTGGCAGCGCGAGCTGGAGGACGCCTTCCCGTACGCGGAGACGCCCGACCAGCTCACCACCATCGCCGAGGTCAAGGAGGACATGCAGAAGTCGGTCCCCATGGACCGCCTGATCTGCGGCGACGTCGGCTACGGCAAGACCGAGATCGCGGTCCGTGCCGCCTTCAAGGCCGTCCAGGACGGCAAGCAGGTGGCGGTCCTGGTCCCGACCACCCTCCTCGTCCAGCAGCACTTCGGCACGTTCTCCGAGCGCTACGGCCAGTTCCCGGTCAACGTCCGGGCGCTCTCCCGCTTCCAGACCGACACCGAGGCCAAGGCCGTCCTCGAAGGGCTGCGGGACGGCTCCGTCGACCTCGTCATCGGCACCCACCGCCTCTTCTCCTCCGAGACCAAGTTCAAGGACCTGGGCCTGGTCATCGTCGACGAGGAGCAGCGGTTCGGCGTCGAGCACAAGGAGCAGCTGAAGAAGCTCCGCGCCAACGTCGACGTCCTCACCATGTCCGCCACCCCCATCCCCCGCACCCTGGAGATGGCGGTGACGGGCATCCGCGAGATGTCCACGATCACCACCCCGCCCGAGGAGCGCCACCCGGTCCTGACCTTCGTCGGGCCGTACGAGCAGAAGCAGATCGGCGCCGCCATCCGCCGTGAACTCCTGCGCGAGGGCCAGGTCTTCTACATCCACAACCGGGTGGAGTCCATCGACCGGGCCGCCGCCCGGCTCCGCGAGATCGTCCCCGAGGCCCGTATCCAGACCGCCCACGGACAGATGGGCGAGTCCCAGCTGGAGCAGGTCGTCGTCGACTTCTGGGAGAAGAAGTTCGACGTCCTGGTCTCGACGACGATCGTCGAATCGGGCATCGACATCTCCAACGCCAACACCCTGATCGTCGAGCGCGGCGACAACTTCGGCCTCTCCCAGCTCCACCAGCTGCGCGGGCGGGTGGGCCGTGGCCGCGAGCGCGGCTACGCCTACTTCCTCTACCCGCCGGAGAAGCCGCTGACCGAGACCGCGCACGAGCGGCTGGCGACCATCGCCCAGCACACCGAGATGGGTGCGGGCATGTACGTCGCCATGAAGGACCTGGAGATCCGCGGCGCGGGCAACCTCCTCGGCGGTGAACAGTCCGGCCATATCGCCGGCGTCGGCTTCGATCTCTACGTACGGATGGTGGGCGAGGCGGTCGCCGACTACCGCGCCTCCCTGGAAGGCGGCGTGGAGGAGGAGCCCCCGCTCGAAGTCAAGATCGAGCTCCCCGTGGACGCCCATGTCCCGCACGACTACGCCCCCGGCGAGCGGCTGCGCCTCCAGGCCTACCGCGCCATCGCCTCCGCCTCCTCGGAGGAGGACATCGCGGCGGTCCGCGAGGAACTGGTCGACCGCTACGGCAAGCTGCCCGAGCCGGTCGAGAATCTGCTGCTGGTCGCCGGTCTGCGCATGCTGGCCCGCTCCTGCGGCGTCTCGGACATCACCCTTCAGGGCTCCAACGTCCGCTTCGGTCCGGTGGAGTTGCGCGAGTCCCAGGAGCTGCGCCTCAAGCGGCTGTACCCCCGTACGGTCCTCAAGCCGGCCACCCGGCAGATCCTGGTGCCGCGCCCGGCCACCGGCAAGATCGGCGGCAAGCCGCTGGTCGGCCGCGAACTGCTGTCGTGGGTGGGGGAGTTCCTGGCCACGGTCCTCGGGTCGTAG
- a CDS encoding phospholipase A2: protein MRTSFGGVVLAGVLALGTAAPALAAAPAKAVGTGPSRVVQQADVAGPAVGAAYRLKKLKSLTSKGQASQDAWFKYLGLYRSGSNYFRFNWSTNGCNSSPEKLPGGYDFTYSCHRHDFGYRNYKTIVGKPAWRRDHKKRIDDVFLQDMRKACQYKPWADPLTPAMRKKMKAACLKTANKYYAAVRVAG, encoded by the coding sequence ATGCGGACCTCTTTCGGAGGTGTCGTACTGGCCGGTGTCCTCGCTCTGGGGACGGCGGCACCCGCGCTCGCCGCGGCGCCGGCAAAGGCGGTCGGGACCGGACCGTCCCGTGTGGTGCAGCAGGCGGACGTGGCCGGTCCCGCGGTCGGCGCGGCGTACCGGCTCAAGAAGCTGAAGTCGCTGACCAGCAAGGGGCAGGCGTCCCAGGACGCCTGGTTCAAGTACCTCGGGCTGTACCGCTCGGGCTCGAACTACTTCCGGTTCAACTGGAGCACCAACGGCTGCAACAGCTCGCCGGAGAAGCTTCCGGGCGGCTACGACTTCACCTACTCCTGCCACCGCCACGACTTCGGTTACCGCAATTACAAAACAATTGTGGGGAAGCCGGCCTGGCGCAGGGACCACAAGAAGCGTATCGATGACGTATTCCTCCAGGACATGCGCAAGGCCTGCCAGTACAAGCCCTGGGCCGACCCGCTCACCCCGGCGATGCGCAAGAAGATGAAGGCCGCCTGCCTCAAGACCGCGAACAAGTACTACGCCGCGGTCAGGGTCGCCGGCTGA
- a CDS encoding MDR family MFS transporter: MSNSARPTGHSERDALRPAGPAPADPRRRPVIAALMLGMALAALDSTIIATAIPQIVGDLGGFAVFSWLFSGYLLAVTVTLPVYGKLSDTFGRKPILITGIVLFLAGSLACAGAWNMASLIAFRVVQGLGGGALQGTVQTIAADLYPMKERPKIQARLSSVWATSSVAGPALGGLLAAYADWRWIFLVNVPVGAVALWLIVRYFTEAERRQEGPRARRPRVDWPGALAIFACGGLLLTALVQGGVAWPWFSAPSLLLLGGSALCATLTVLIERRAAEPIIPGWVWRRRTISAVNVALGALGLLMVAPTVFLPTYAQSVLGLGPTAAGFVLSVMTLSWPVSAALSSHVYNRLGIRTCAVLGIGAAGLILLAFPLLPYPGAAWQPALIMLALGAALGLFQLPLIIGVQSSVGYAERGTATASILFCRQVGQSLGAALFGALANATLNDRLAHAPSDIRPGLPGDLDAVSHTLQHPGALTAHATDYLRRAVDTTVDHVYLGAAAAAALALAALLLLAPRHFPVHTDARAAGEGEPAGK, encoded by the coding sequence GTGAGCAACAGCGCGCGACCTACCGGCCACAGCGAGCGCGATGCCCTGCGACCGGCGGGCCCGGCACCCGCGGACCCGCGGCGCCGCCCCGTCATCGCCGCCCTCATGCTCGGCATGGCGCTGGCCGCGCTCGACTCGACGATCATCGCCACCGCCATCCCGCAGATCGTCGGGGACCTCGGCGGCTTCGCGGTCTTCTCCTGGCTCTTCTCCGGCTATCTGCTGGCCGTCACCGTCACCCTGCCGGTCTACGGCAAGCTCTCCGACACCTTCGGCCGCAAGCCCATCCTGATCACCGGCATCGTGCTCTTCCTCGCCGGCTCACTGGCCTGCGCGGGCGCCTGGAACATGGCCTCGCTGATCGCCTTCCGCGTGGTCCAGGGCCTGGGCGGCGGCGCCCTCCAGGGCACCGTCCAGACCATCGCCGCCGACCTCTACCCGATGAAGGAACGCCCCAAGATCCAGGCCAGGCTCTCCAGCGTCTGGGCCACTTCGTCGGTGGCCGGACCCGCGCTGGGCGGGCTGCTCGCCGCCTACGCCGACTGGCGGTGGATCTTCCTGGTCAATGTGCCGGTGGGGGCGGTGGCGCTCTGGCTGATCGTGCGGTACTTCACCGAGGCGGAACGCCGGCAGGAAGGTCCCCGGGCCCGCCGCCCCCGCGTCGACTGGCCCGGCGCGCTGGCGATCTTCGCCTGTGGCGGGCTGCTGCTGACCGCCCTGGTCCAGGGCGGTGTGGCCTGGCCGTGGTTCTCCGCGCCGTCGCTGCTGCTGCTCGGCGGCAGCGCACTGTGCGCCACGCTCACCGTGCTGATCGAGCGCCGCGCCGCGGAACCGATCATCCCCGGCTGGGTCTGGCGCCGCCGCACCATCTCCGCCGTCAACGTCGCCCTCGGCGCCCTGGGCCTGCTGATGGTCGCCCCGACCGTGTTCCTGCCCACCTACGCGCAGTCCGTACTGGGCCTGGGGCCGACGGCCGCCGGCTTCGTGCTCTCCGTCATGACCCTGAGCTGGCCGGTCTCGGCCGCCCTGAGCAGCCATGTCTACAACCGCCTCGGGATCCGCACCTGCGCGGTGCTCGGCATCGGCGCGGCCGGCCTGATCCTGCTCGCCTTCCCCCTGCTGCCCTACCCCGGCGCCGCCTGGCAGCCCGCCCTGATCATGCTGGCGCTCGGCGCGGCACTCGGTCTCTTCCAGCTCCCGCTGATCATCGGCGTCCAGTCCTCGGTCGGCTACGCCGAGCGCGGCACCGCCACCGCCTCCATACTCTTCTGCCGGCAGGTCGGCCAGTCCCTCGGCGCCGCGCTCTTCGGCGCCCTCGCCAACGCCACCCTCAACGACCGCCTCGCCCACGCCCCTTCGGACATCCGCCCCGGCCTGCCCGGCGACCTGGACGCGGTCTCGCACACCCTCCAGCACCCCGGCGCCCTCACCGCCCACGCCACCGACTACCTCCGCCGCGCCGTCGACACCACGGTCGACCACGTCTACCTCGGCGCCGCCGCGGCCGCCGCGCTCGCGCTGGCGGCGCTGTTGCTGCTGGCCCCGCGGCACTTCCCGGTACATACGGATGCCCGCGCCGCGGGCGAGGGCGAGCCGGCCGGGAAGTAG
- a CDS encoding coiled-coil domain-containing protein has translation MSASVSPHGFEVVRGRGYRPEDVDRRVTGLSVDRDSCWERAARLTVLSNEMAAELEQLRAYLAQQPPQTYESLGREARLILTTAESEAARLRTEAEQAAGQARDAAAAHADEVRDAAERAAYAVRAEADTRARRTEAAARGEATELAAVAAEDAERLRSEAAEGLAEVRRRTAQLLREQEQRQAEEGDAAARELAAMEAETDRRVAELDARGKAVRADARTLYAEAEEAARHRQEDAEDRAAGLLAQARAEVERIERATERILRTHDAEREEARVHMTHVRNSLAVLTGKAPVAEGDGGDAAGARGGGRDSGSAGPDEEDTLETQVPRGGGVAGG, from the coding sequence ATGAGTGCATCGGTTTCGCCTCATGGGTTCGAGGTCGTACGAGGGCGTGGCTACCGGCCGGAGGATGTGGACCGCCGGGTCACGGGGCTCTCGGTCGACCGCGACTCCTGCTGGGAGCGCGCCGCACGGCTCACCGTCCTGTCCAACGAGATGGCGGCCGAACTCGAACAGCTGCGCGCCTATCTGGCGCAGCAGCCGCCGCAGACGTACGAGTCGCTGGGCCGCGAGGCACGGCTGATCCTGACGACCGCGGAGTCCGAGGCGGCCCGGCTGCGGACCGAGGCGGAGCAGGCGGCCGGGCAGGCCCGTGACGCGGCCGCCGCCCATGCGGACGAGGTGCGGGACGCGGCCGAGCGGGCGGCGTACGCGGTGCGCGCCGAGGCGGACACGCGGGCCCGGCGTACGGAGGCGGCGGCCCGCGGCGAGGCCACGGAGCTGGCGGCCGTGGCGGCCGAGGACGCCGAGCGGCTGCGGAGCGAGGCGGCCGAGGGGCTGGCGGAGGTACGCCGGCGCACCGCGCAGCTGCTGCGTGAACAGGAGCAGCGGCAGGCGGAGGAGGGTGACGCGGCCGCGCGGGAACTCGCGGCGATGGAGGCGGAGACGGACCGGCGCGTCGCGGAGCTGGACGCCCGCGGGAAGGCCGTTCGCGCCGACGCCCGGACGCTGTACGCGGAGGCCGAAGAGGCCGCCCGGCACCGTCAGGAGGACGCCGAGGACCGCGCCGCCGGGCTGCTGGCCCAGGCGCGGGCGGAGGTGGAACGCATCGAGCGGGCCACGGAGCGGATCCTGCGCACCCACGACGCGGAGCGCGAAGAGGCCCGCGTCCATATGACCCATGTACGCAACAGCCTGGCGGTGCTCACCGGGAAGGCGCCCGTGGCGGAGGGGGACGGCGGGGACGCCGCGGGGGCGCGGGGCGGCGGACGGGACTCCGGCTCTGCCGGCCCCGACGAGGAGGACACCCTGGAGACGCAGGTGCCCCGTGGGGGCGGCGTCGCTGGCGGCTGA
- a CDS encoding LCP family protein, with the protein MTLLVLVVAVVAVGAWLYVSADRQLRHMDALADYAGRPAAGKGTNWLLVGSDSRSTLTPQQRRDLHVGNNRVRNTDTIMVLHYGDHGPSLVSLPRDSYVPIPGHGSRKINEAYADGGPKLLTRTVEQATGLRIDRYAEVNFLGFVQVVDALDGVRLCLDKPLRDEKSGADFPAGCREMNGTQALAYVRARYTDPDGDLGRVKRQRQLLGAVADEMASPDVYLDPSRLKRVLDTSLAALTVDDGADMARVLDMGWSMKQIAGGGGTATTVPVMRPGVMVGGVGSVLRWDEPGARRLFQALRNDDRIPTSGDK; encoded by the coding sequence GTGACGCTGCTGGTGCTGGTCGTCGCCGTGGTCGCGGTCGGGGCCTGGCTGTATGTCTCGGCGGACCGGCAGCTGCGGCACATGGATGCGCTGGCGGACTACGCGGGCCGGCCGGCCGCGGGCAAGGGCACGAACTGGCTGCTGGTCGGCTCGGACAGCCGTAGCACGCTGACCCCGCAGCAGCGCAGGGACCTGCACGTCGGCAACAACCGGGTGCGGAACACCGACACGATCATGGTGCTGCACTACGGCGATCACGGGCCCTCGCTGGTCAGCCTGCCGCGCGACAGCTACGTACCGATACCGGGCCACGGCAGCCGGAAGATCAACGAGGCGTATGCGGACGGCGGGCCGAAGCTGCTCACCCGAACGGTGGAGCAGGCGACCGGGCTGCGGATCGACCGCTATGCCGAGGTGAACTTCCTGGGGTTCGTGCAGGTCGTGGACGCGCTGGACGGTGTGCGGCTGTGTCTGGACAAGCCGCTGCGGGACGAGAAGTCGGGGGCGGACTTCCCGGCGGGCTGCCGGGAGATGAACGGCACCCAGGCGCTGGCGTACGTACGGGCCCGGTACACCGACCCCGACGGTGACCTCGGACGGGTGAAGCGCCAGCGGCAATTGCTCGGTGCGGTTGCCGACGAGATGGCATCGCCGGACGTGTACCTCGACCCGTCCCGGCTGAAGCGGGTGCTGGACACCTCGCTGGCGGCGCTGACCGTGGACGACGGTGCGGACATGGCGCGGGTGCTGGATATGGGCTGGTCGATGAAGCAGATCGCCGGGGGCGGCGGGACGGCGACGACGGTTCCGGTGATGCGGCCCGGGGTGATGGTGGGCGGCGTCGGGTCGGTGCTGCGGTGGGACGAACCCGGGGCGAGGCGGTTGTTCCAGGCGCTGCGCAACGATGATCGGATTCCGACTTCTGGCGATAAATAA
- a CDS encoding SUKH-4 family immunity protein produces MVTFAQAQERAERWVNGEVPVPLHREVRVREFDLGFVAWAEDREGGPSTDGGRARMVIARDSGETTLWPGLPVGEVIRRYEEVYGAPADGGYGASEAPAQRIDLEATSFLLTPPEWLQEAADGIGAADRRGAGSAGAVGTAGEAPAASPPGAPAPAAAPSASDAWAEVSVNGTEGGATGPGEEAAPGAGAGSGAPMPWAGTDTTAGAGGEDRSVGLPATVFAPPLAGFDEEDDTPSTPRARPEAKTELLHGGSQLPRTQVAPALDLPEGAGPDGGPAGQARPAGGPAGAPLPPPMPPAPPAAPPAAGLPDLPPPSGPPVADVPPPPGAGAPAADGPGVPAPGMPPAPPAGGGVHAAATMLADGSSLPGNAAAGPPPPPGAPGPPGAGRSGAAQDPAQAAQAETGKAEVRPPGGLAASGPGASGAPAGGYVPTQMVSQLDAADLDLSAVDGPGGTGEAGGSEGTGAGAGASGSGSASGGTGSPGAGGPGGGGVHAAATMLADGASLQAGLAGGNGPGGAAGGPGVPPPPGPPGAPKPPGPPGAPKPPGPPGPPGRLGASAGGRGSGGQDGPPPPSAPPAPPAAGGGGVHAAATMLADGAALSGNGPGGPGGPGAPGVPGVPPASGPGVPPGQPAPPGPPPGPPGAQGPGVPGPGGGGAYGYPQAPSGQPTVGPGYMAVLSYRAPDGSEQKIVRRSAPGTPHPEWQLLHELRAMNIPPQQVLELHTELECCDLPGGYCARMIRDNWPQVRISHTAAYGRDHASRQQGVRHLVEHQGELHQVADGPARPAPVRVPLPHPSQVQPVPPVPPQAIGQELEQAFGPQGLFRFDQRAVSRHGVPDVVAQTLVWAGLPVDFGPFFWAQAQPGRPVPTLAELAAERMVQPASDAGSYLVMGNDFGRQLCVQFGTAHIVAVPMEAGPGGAPATPQFVNSGLPEFARCLAMLGRMWRLRYGLTPEQAGRWTVDFQAQLVALDAPALGSPETWWSVLLEQMWDGLL; encoded by the coding sequence GTGGTGACGTTCGCGCAGGCGCAGGAGCGCGCGGAGCGGTGGGTGAACGGCGAGGTGCCGGTGCCGCTCCATCGAGAGGTGCGGGTGCGGGAGTTCGATCTGGGCTTCGTGGCCTGGGCCGAGGACCGGGAGGGCGGACCGTCGACGGACGGCGGCCGGGCCCGGATGGTGATCGCGCGGGACAGCGGGGAGACGACGCTGTGGCCGGGGCTGCCGGTGGGTGAGGTGATCCGCCGGTACGAGGAGGTGTACGGCGCTCCCGCGGACGGCGGGTACGGCGCGTCCGAGGCGCCTGCGCAGCGGATCGATCTGGAGGCCACGTCGTTTCTGCTGACGCCGCCGGAGTGGTTGCAGGAGGCGGCGGACGGGATCGGCGCAGCGGACCGGCGAGGGGCCGGGAGCGCGGGGGCCGTGGGGACCGCCGGCGAGGCCCCGGCGGCATCTCCGCCGGGTGCGCCTGCGCCTGCTGCCGCGCCGTCGGCCTCGGACGCCTGGGCCGAGGTGAGTGTCAACGGCACCGAGGGCGGGGCCACCGGGCCCGGCGAGGAGGCGGCCCCGGGAGCGGGTGCCGGTTCCGGGGCGCCGATGCCGTGGGCCGGGACGGACACGACGGCCGGCGCGGGTGGCGAGGACCGGTCGGTGGGGCTGCCCGCGACGGTCTTCGCGCCGCCGCTGGCCGGTTTCGACGAGGAGGACGACACCCCTTCGACGCCGCGGGCCCGGCCGGAGGCCAAGACCGAACTGCTGCACGGCGGCAGTCAGTTGCCGCGTACACAGGTCGCGCCCGCGCTGGATCTGCCGGAGGGGGCCGGGCCCGACGGTGGTCCGGCCGGTCAGGCACGTCCGGCCGGCGGGCCCGCTGGTGCTCCGCTGCCGCCCCCGATGCCTCCCGCGCCGCCTGCTGCACCGCCTGCCGCGGGGCTGCCGGATCTGCCGCCGCCGTCCGGGCCGCCGGTCGCCGATGTGCCGCCTCCGCCGGGTGCCGGTGCGCCCGCCGCGGACGGGCCCGGCGTACCCGCCCCCGGTATGCCGCCCGCACCGCCCGCGGGCGGTGGGGTGCATGCCGCCGCGACGATGCTGGCGGACGGTTCGTCGCTGCCCGGGAACGCCGCGGCGGGACCGCCCCCGCCTCCCGGCGCGCCCGGTCCTCCCGGTGCGGGCCGTTCCGGTGCGGCGCAGGATCCCGCGCAGGCCGCCCAGGCCGAGACGGGTAAGGCCGAGGTGCGCCCGCCCGGCGGGCTCGCGGCGTCCGGCCCCGGTGCGTCCGGTGCGCCGGCCGGTGGTTATGTGCCGACGCAGATGGTCTCGCAGCTGGATGCGGCGGATCTGGATCTCAGCGCGGTCGACGGGCCGGGCGGGACGGGTGAGGCCGGTGGTTCCGAAGGGACCGGTGCTGGTGCCGGTGCTTCCGGTTCCGGTTCTGCTTCCGGCGGCACGGGTTCCCCCGGTGCCGGCGGTCCGGGCGGCGGTGGGGTTCATGCCGCCGCGACGATGCTCGCCGACGGCGCCTCCCTCCAGGCCGGTCTTGCGGGCGGCAACGGGCCGGGCGGCGCTGCCGGCGGCCCCGGTGTGCCCCCGCCGCCCGGCCCGCCCGGTGCGCCCAAGCCGCCCGGCCCGCCTGGTGCGCCCAAGCCGCCCGGCCCGCCCGGCCCGCCCGGCAGGCTCGGCGCGTCCGCGGGCGGCCGGGGCTCCGGCGGCCAGGACGGTCCGCCTCCGCCCTCCGCACCGCCCGCCCCGCCCGCCGCGGGTGGTGGCGGGGTGCATGCCGCGGCGACGATGCTCGCCGATGGCGCGGCGCTGTCCGGGAACGGCCCGGGTGGTCCCGGCGGCCCCGGTGCGCCGGGCGTACCCGGGGTGCCGCCGGCGTCCGGCCCCGGCGTCCCGCCCGGTCAGCCCGCCCCTCCCGGGCCTCCGCCGGGCCCGCCCGGTGCGCAGGGCCCCGGTGTGCCGGGCCCCGGCGGCGGTGGTGCGTACGGCTATCCGCAGGCGCCGAGCGGTCAGCCGACCGTCGGTCCGGGCTATATGGCCGTGCTGAGCTATCGCGCGCCGGACGGCTCCGAGCAGAAGATCGTGCGTCGTTCGGCGCCCGGTACGCCGCATCCGGAGTGGCAGCTGCTGCATGAGCTGCGCGCGATGAACATCCCGCCGCAGCAGGTGCTGGAGCTGCACACGGAGCTGGAGTGCTGTGATCTGCCGGGTGGCTACTGCGCCCGGATGATCCGGGACAACTGGCCGCAGGTGCGGATCAGCCACACCGCCGCGTACGGCAGGGACCACGCCTCGAGGCAGCAGGGCGTACGGCATCTCGTCGAGCATCAGGGCGAGTTGCACCAGGTCGCGGACGGTCCGGCGCGGCCGGCGCCGGTGCGGGTGCCGTTGCCGCATCCGTCGCAGGTGCAGCCGGTGCCACCGGTGCCGCCGCAGGCGATCGGGCAGGAGCTGGAGCAGGCGTTCGGGCCGCAGGGCCTCTTCCGTTTCGACCAGCGGGCGGTCTCCCGGCACGGCGTGCCCGATGTGGTGGCGCAGACGCTGGTGTGGGCCGGGCTGCCGGTCGACTTCGGGCCGTTCTTCTGGGCGCAGGCGCAGCCGGGCCGTCCGGTGCCGACGCTGGCGGAGCTGGCGGCGGAGCGGATGGTGCAGCCGGCGTCGGATGCCGGTTCGTATCTGGTGATGGGCAACGACTTCGGCCGTCAGCTGTGTGTGCAGTTCGGGACCGCGCACATCGTGGCGGTGCCGATGGAGGCCGGGCCGGGCGGAGCGCCGGCGACACCGCAGTTCGTGAACTCCGGGCTGCCGGAGTTTGCGCGCTGTCTGGCGATGCTGGGGCGGATGTGGCGGCTGCGGTACGGGCTGACGCCCGAGCAGGCGGGCCGTTGGACCGTCGACTTCCAGGCGCAGCTGGTGGCCCTGGACGCGCCGGCGCTGGGTTCGCCGGAGACCTGGTGGTCGGTGCTGCTGGAGCAGATGTGGGACGGGCTGCTGTAG